Below is a genomic region from Acinetobacter tibetensis.
ATTACCTACAGTTTTTACCCTGTTTATAGCCAGTTTTTTGGTGTCAAAACCAAAGTTTTACCCTTGAACGATGCTTTTGAAATTGTGGTAGATGACTATAAGCAAGCCAATGGCGGCATTATTATCACCAATCCGAATGCACCCACCAGTATTGCTTTAGGGTTGGAAGCCATTGAAGAAGTTTTGCAAGCCAACCCAGATTCAGTGGTGGTAATTGATGAAGCTTATGTCGATTTTGGTGCTGAATCTGCTGTTAAATTAGTGGAAAAATATGAGAATTTGGTGGTTTGCCAAACCACATCTAAGTCTCGTTCATTGGCAGGTTTACGAGTTGGTTTTGCCATTGCACAGCCGCATTTAATTGCTGCATTGGAAGCAGTGAAAAATAGTTTCAACTCTTATCCAATAGATCGCTTTGCGATTGCCGCAGCCGTGGCCTCTTTTGAAGATCAGCCGTATTTTGAACAGCAATGTGAAAAAGTCATTCGTAGCCGTGAAAAATTGGTCAATGAACTACAAGAGCTTGGTTTTGCGGTATTGCCATCTAAAGCCAACTTCATTTTTGCATCTTTACCACATAAA
It encodes:
- the hisC gene encoding histidinol-phosphate transaminase, whose product is MSNISPAQMRFWSPEVRELEPYVPGEQPKIQNLLKLNTNENPYPPSPKVVEAVQAVLVDSADALRLYPDPDASALKQAIAKQQQIDVANVFVGNGSDEVLAHIFKAFFVQDKPILYSDITYSFYPVYSQFFGVKTKVLPLNDAFEIVVDDYKQANGGIIITNPNAPTSIALGLEAIEEVLQANPDSVVVIDEAYVDFGAESAVKLVEKYENLVVCQTTSKSRSLAGLRVGFAIAQPHLIAALEAVKNSFNSYPIDRFAIAAAVASFEDQPYFEQQCEKVIRSREKLVNELQELGFAVLPSKANFIFASLPHKDAGELAAALRERGIIVRYFNKPRINQFLRITVGTDEQNQRLVETLKQDILA